A genomic segment from Phragmites australis chromosome 6, lpPhrAust1.1, whole genome shotgun sequence encodes:
- the LOC133921297 gene encoding uncharacterized protein LOC133921297, which yields MALEWVVLGYAAGAEAIMLLLLTLPGLDGLRRGMISVVRSALRPMMSVVPFCLFLLMDIYWKYETQPTCDDEHSCTPSEHLRHQKSIMKSQRNALLIAAALLLYWILFSVTHLVVRLDQLQQRVDKLKKRDD from the coding sequence ATGGCGCTGGAGTGGGTGGTGCTGGGCTACGCGGCGGGCGCGGAGGCGatcatgctgctgctgctgacgcTCCCCGGCCTCGACGGGTTGCGCCGGGGCATGATCTCGGTAGTGCGGAGCGCGCTGAGGCCGATGATGTCGGTGGTGCCCTTCTGCCTGTTCCTGCTCATGGACATCTACTGGAAGTACGAGACGCAGCCCACCTGCGACGACGAGCACTCCTGCACCCCCTCTGAGCACCTCCGCCATCAGAAGTCCATCATGAAGTCGCAGCGCAACGCGCTCCTCATCGCCGCCGCGCTGCTGCTCTACTGGATCCTCTTCTCCGTCACCCACCTCGTCGTCAGGCTCGACCAGCTGCAGCAGCGCGTcgacaagctcaagaagagggacgaCTGA